A window of the Salvelinus alpinus chromosome 25, SLU_Salpinus.1, whole genome shotgun sequence genome harbors these coding sequences:
- the LOC139553026 gene encoding putative uncharacterized protein C6orf183, which translates to MSKVGYKVSSTAKVEQMEAELSVQLSALRTEIEENGSPLETPSKSYSSVPVPKDVSYFRMEREQVLRRGLQVAEALPVVPLSNVLQRELQSCLSLEYTPESLPLLLHQFYADRCYQLAQIKYLLMLRWRRFCRHSHIIEQLYPFYKAQVSNLVSEYEDAVQRARRLAVSREKVLTGRGNPINAVTQEDVTIYLTWLVCHLHASKTIHHFLTVIHYIPASEKRDKDYSELLRKSPSSSPVLIESVHTSSEDKDQVFPGLEGMFRLPNQVPMHTVKLEEFLPELQSLVSYFRLHYDTQNIRNTAEEMELFSKISKEFRVIFRQQEVMKTFLQYDGTEAVEGQWGRKRSTMALRKNANWIPYIQVKPKRDPWQQKLVTKLKELQSYDELLRTHCRFLQLSDPVVVTEALREHASQVCDPQAIQPSSSLTSSHTNRHNTLQIWTSIYSAANLYQACIT; encoded by the exons ATGTCCAAGGTGGGGTACAAAGTCTCCTCCACTGCCAAGGTGGAGCAGATGGAAGCAGAGTTGTCTGTCCAGCTGTCAGCTCTCAGAACTGAAATAGAGGAGAATGGATCTCCCCTGGAAACACCCTCCAAGTCTTACAG CTCAGTTCCAGTTCCTAAAGATGTATCGTACTTTCGTATGGAGAGAGAGCAGGTCCTGAGGAGAGGTCTTCAGGTGGCAGAAGCACTGCCAGTGGTGCCTCTGTCTAATGTGCTACAGAGAGAGCTGCAAAGCTGCCTAAGCCTGGAGTACACACCTGAGAGTCTGCCTCTTCTCCTGCACCAG TTTTATGCAGACCGATGCTACCAGTTGGCCCAGATCAAGTACCTGCTGATGCTGAGATGGAGACGGTTCTGTCGTCACTCCCACATCATTGAGCAGCTGTATCCATTCTACAAG GCCCAGGTATCAAACCTGGTCAGTGAGTATGAGGATGCTGTCCAGCGGGCCAGGAGACTGGCTGTTTCCAGGGAGAAGGTCCTGACAGGGCGGGGCAACCCCATCAACGCGGTCACCCAGGAAGATGTGACCATCTACCTCACCTGGCTGGTTTGTCACCTGCATGCCTCCAAGACCATCCACCACTTCCTGACA gtgatccaCTACATCCCAGCCTCTGAGAAGAGGGATAAAGATTATTCTGAGTTATTAAGGAAGTCCCCATCAAGTTCCCCAGTGCTGATTGAATCTGTCCACACATCTTCAGAAGATAAAGACCAAGTCTTTCCTGGGCTTGAGG GGATGTTTAGATTGCCTAACCAAGTTCCCATGCACACTGTGAAACTGGAGGAGTTCCTCCCAGAACTACAAAGCCTGGTCTCCTACTTCCGTTTGCACTACGACACCCAAAACATCAGGAACACTGCAGAGGAGATGGAGCTCTTCAGCAAG ATCTCAAAGGAGTTCAGGGTGATCTTCAGACAGCAGGAGGTGATGAAGACCTTCCTCCAGTATGATGGGACAGAAGCTGTAGAGGGACagtgggggaggaagaggagcacCATGGCTCTGAGGAAGAACGCTAACTGGATACCATAcattcag GTGAAGCCCAAACGGGATCCCTGGCAACAGAAACTTGTCACCAAGCTGAAGGAGCTCCAGTCTTATGATGAGTTGCTGAGGACTCACTGCAGGTTCCTCCAG ctGTCAGATCCTGTCGTAGTGACTGAGGCCCTGAGGGAGCATGCTTCCCAGGTATGTGACCCTCAGGCCATCCAGCCCTCATCATCGCTGACATCatcacacaccaacagacacaacaCCTTGCAGATCTGGACCAGCATTTACAGCGCTGCCAATCTTTATCAGGCATGTATTACCTAG